tctgaTTTTCCGACCGTTTGATAGATTGCAACGGCTctttcgtatatctatatatagcATTTGACAAACTTATTTCTGCATAATCTTATCATTTATAATttctatttcaagaaatatagaaATATGGCACCACGAGGTCCCAATTTTACAACAGAAGAAGATACAATGATATGTAGAATCCATTTAGCCATATCTCAAGATTCTGCTACCGGAACCGATCAACCAGAAAGAGTATTATGGAGTCGGATCAAAGATAAGTTGGAAGAAGCCCTGCCTTGTAAACCAAAACGTACTTGGAGTTCTATCCAGAGTCGATTTCAGGGAATCAGTAGACAGGTTTCACTTTATTCTGCAAAAGTGTTGGAAGTTGATGGTGAATATCATAGCGGATGGAATGAAGTCTCGAGGGTAAGTAATCGTCAATTTTTGCACCCTTAATAATTATATACATGTAATTGGAACTGATGAGTATTGAAAATAATAACAGGTTGAAGAGATAAGAAAGCGATTCAAAGAAAGTAATGGtaacaaaaaatttaagcacgaagagtgctacgaaATTCTAAAAGATAGTATCAAATATTCAGGACGGTCGACGTTTGTGTTTGATTCAGGCCAAGAAATGGAAGATTCTCAGAGTGGTGAGGAAAACGCTGATATTGAGGAAACAATTCCAGGCGAGTCCAGTGATGATCTAGATATTGGAGATATAGAGAACACACGTAAGCGTCAGTTGGGGAAGAAAGCATCGAAACAActaaagaaaacagggagagcaaAATCCAATGCCCAGGAGGAAATGCTAGAGGATATAATTAAGGAGCAGCAAAGTTTCAATGAACATTACAAAGCACAATCACTAATGAAGATGGGACAGAGACAAGCTGAGTTTGAAGCAATACAAGCTAAGTCTGCGGCGATACAAGCTAAGTCTGCGGCAAAGTTTGCGGCGAAACAAGCTAGGCAAGAAAAACTCGATTTAAAGAAAGAAGCGGACGATGACTTGGCCATAATGTTGAAGGATGTCTCTACATTGGACACTGTAACAAGagagtacttcgaacttcgaaagaTGGAAATACTACAACgcaaaagaaaccaatcttaaagcATGACCGAATTAGTTGAACCTTaatatttatcattaataaaaaaattagtgagttttagtcaattttagtgaattttaatttttatatgatAAATAGTACATTAGTAAGCAACGTTACAACATATTTTCCGATGAAGAAATACGATACAACATATTTCCATCCCAACTTAATAATTATCTCCAAAATTTGACCATATGTGTTCGATTAAATCTTGACGCAAGCGAAAATGTGTTTCTTTATTGTGTATAGCATGAAATCCACTGTGCCGGGGGGCGTTTTTTTCCAGAGATTGGGGGATCTTCATAATCTAAGGGTTCTTCTATTTCTGGAAAAACATGCTCACGGACATAATCAAATTTGTACTTGACTGGGTTATACGGAACATCATCCCCAATTCCAATACTCAATCCTGTCAACACTACCCAATCAAGCGGCGTGAATCCCATTTCACCAAAAGGGAAGTGAAAAGTATGCGTTGTATCCCACCAACGTTCAACAAGATAATCAATCACTGGGTGTGATGCTTCTCCTATTTCCATGGCTAATAAACGTCCCCATCCTGCCTTGTCGATAATGTATTTAATTTTTGGACTATGTTTTGTTATCTCCTTATAATAAACAATGACCGAAAAGAGTGAACCACGATGTTGGTACCTGAATTTTGGATCGCTTGAATATGTAATATCTGTAGAAGCGTGTTTGTCACTATCTTCCAGGCAATTGTAGTTATCTAGGGATACCACGGACGGTGTTGTTTCATCTTCGCTATCTTCATCGAACCCGGTATCTGGAACTTCCAAATCTCCAACATCAGGGTCTATTTCAGGCTCCATTGGACCTTTACCTTTGCGTTTCTTATTATTCATCTTTTTTCCTTGTGCAAATCTCGACGTTATTCTGCTCAACATCTGAGCACGATATAAATACAAGTTAGTAATTGTTTTTTCTGAGTTTACAGCATCCATAAAAAGTTCTATTCTATATTATAGAAGATCAAAATTTACAGTAtagaaaatccaaaaaatttacAGTAAATAAACCCCAagattatattttatttacttaCAGTATAGAAGATCAAAAAAATTTACAGAAAAAATCTAGACACCGTCTTTATAATACAACTGTTTAACATTTTGTATCTCCCCTTTGTGAGCAACAACAATTCATGTTTAATGGATTTCAGTGAACTTAGTCTATCAGTAAAATTATTCTATCAGTGaagatcaacaacaacattttgtaTCTCCCCTTTGTATTCTATCAGTAAAATTATTCATacataatcaaacaaacaaattatTCATATTCTATCACTCAAATCATTCTATACATAAtcaaacataatcaaacaaagAACAGTAACAGTAACCTCATGTTATATGGTTAATGAAATCAAACAAACACGGTTATGCTTAATGAAATCAACATGCAATCCACTCATTCCACCCAAAAACAGCCTAATTAATCatacctttaatcttcaatccaACCAAAAACAAATTACCCAAAAACAAATCatacctttaatcttcaatcaaattTCCCCGCACCCAATTAACGAATAAGATTACTCGTTTCTTTCGCAAGAACTCGTTTCCCCGCACCCAATCAAATTTCCGTCACATTCGATTTAGGTTTTGCCCTAGATTTTTCGTCTgttttcgtcttttttttttcgtcttttttttttcttctataaaaaCTGTTTATGtaaaaggaggaggagaagaagagataaTCACGTCTATATCCAGACGGATTTTCCGTGCACGCCTCACTCAGACGCACGTATTACAAACGCTTGATTCAGACGCATGTATTACAGACGTCCCACTCAGACGCTCGTATTACAACTGTCCCTCTCACACGAACGTATTACAAACGTCCCACATAGACGCAGGTATTACAAACGTTCCACTCAGACGCTTCTTCTATAAACGTCTCACCCAGACGCATAATCCATTAACGCCCGAAACATACGCATAATCCATTAACGCCCGAAACATACGCACTTTATATCTCCGTACGAGTGATACGCACTTTTCATCTCCGTCCCagtagacgcactttccatcgCCGTCCCATATCCGGCGTTAGTTATACTTGCGCCTCAATCAAGCGGGCATTATACCTCCGTTTCATTCAAACGCATAATAAAAATCCGCTTCATCAACAGACGTGAGTATAAGTTACGTCTGGCATCGGGCGTTAGtgtaagttacgcttcaccaaatttggtgTTATCCCACTGCGCTTGGGTCACCCAAAATACcaaaattttttggtttttagtctggcttttggtatttggtccgtttcatgactgtggttgctctaagcttTGAGATAAAAAGAGTCCAGCCTTACAAATCTAAGATTGATTCATTATCCCCCAATGCTAGGTGACGCTCCAGATCTCCTTTTCACTGAAATATCTTTCCAATTAAAGCTTCTGGTCACCTCCCACCTCATGAAAGTGTAAGACATTAAAATTAGAAGACATAGTGTTGTGAGTAGTAAACAAACTGATGTAATAGTTTTGAATTTCGTTCTTGATGATTGTATCTTGGTCAGAACAATCCATCCCATCTAGTTGATGTTTTATAATGGTATTTTTATCATTTTTCGTGTTTGCAAATCTACGAAAATACTTGTGTCAACAATACTATCACCACTAACCATTGGTAGTTCATTGAAATGTTTTGTCACCAACAAAATTTTCTCCTGTTTGGATATCGTTTTCCATTATCTATGACATTTCTTTTATAAGACCCACTGCCTTCCATAAAGAATTCACCATCTAGCTAGAATTTAGATGGTTCCACGTGGACGGGAAAATGGTGGGGgaagaaaatagaaaatataaCACATGTATTTATAACCCGTTTGAATACTATTTtagaagttgtttttttttttatttttgaaagcaaaaaaggttagaagttagtttgggtatacaatttcaaaatgatttttagaaacaaaaaaatattttgcttccaaCTTTTACTGATAATTCCGATTTCCGGAAAAGTAGAAATATTTATACTTCTAGTATCCAAACATGCTATTGGATTTGAACATGCAATTGAGGGATAcataaactaattgggggatatttcACTGTAGTTACCGATATGATTTTTCAATGTCGACAATCTATCGACCATGACGATTTCATTGAAAAACCATGCCGACGGTTACATTAAAAATATCCCCAAATTaattatgtatcccccagttaATTATTCTTGGATTTAGCTGTCCTGGGTGGTATAGTACTAATTGTAGTACCCACTGCTACCAAGTGACAGACTGCATGAGACTTTTAAGCCCCACACTCGAAGAATCAGCGACTTTGAAGCCGTAGCTAATTACCAATTTATCAGTAAGGTTTGCTTAACCAAATCGTTATCGTTTTTCACAGCAtgtaaatcaaaattaaaaaagaagagtATCGTAacctagcttaattgggggccaaATATTTTAATTGGGGGCCCTGCACTAGAGGATAAAAAAGGTCACCAAATCCTAATTTGAGTCAtcccttaaaaaaatattttctaaatggctaaaatgtccctaaataattaatgataattttaattaattagtgataatctgatttaattagagtttaattttttttttccagattttttgtctgcaatattttttctgtttttttttgcccagatctgtatgaaaagtcgtcatggtaTTGAAAATTTTCAGTGACGACCCTAAACAGTCGTTATTTTTTCGattgtttcagtgacgactctaaactgtcgaagattcattaatgcgGAAATGTACGGCAGTTTTGAGTCATCATAAACataatcaattccctgacgaccctttggaagagtcgttattgttttaatTACGTATATGACGACTGTAAACAGTCGTATATGTTTTAGAAGTGTCGTTAAAAACAATCGTTAgtctctaaaaagagtcgttatcttcaTCGTTAATGCGAAAATgtacgacagtttagagtcgtcatacTAATCAATTCGCTGACGACACTTTggaagagtcgttattgttttaatTATGTATATGGCGACTttaaactgtcgttaatgtctATGAAGGGTCGTTAGTTAGGGTCGTCATTTGAAAAAAAGATAGTCAAGGGTAAAACAGTATATTTACGATCGAATTAATACGcccctgaaaattttggggtGCAAATAAAATGTCATGGCCCCCCATTAGTTTTTTTGGCCCCAATCAAACGAGGTATCGTAAGCATGTTAGTTGAGTACACAAGGGAATTGtagagagaatatattttatcATTATAATAGTAGATATCCCGCCCACCAAAATATTAACTGTTGTACTTCGTTTATCATTATAATAGTAGAATCTGCGACTTTGAAGCTGTAGCTAGTTACCGATTGCTGTATAATGTAAATATAATCCTCACCGGGATAATTAATTTTATAACGATAATTACGATGCAAAATCccaaaaacctaaattaaaatgGATCATTAAATTCCCCTAGACATACATGTATACGGGTGTACAAATTAAGAGGACTCTTTATTAATTGATACAAGAAGACTAAAAAACGTAAAGTTTTCTTCCTAGCATCGTTGGATAATTCAACCCATCGAATGTTTATATAGAAATGTAAGAATCCTTCGACTCAACTCGCTCCAATTTTAGTATTGCTTACTTGCTTAGCCTTATTAATCCTGGGAATTTGTACGAGAAATCTGTTGGAACTTCATAATTTCGTGCCTAAGTAGTGAAATACCTATAACAAATTACCTTCCCCTGTTGTTTCATTCATCGGAGTTGTTCTCCGTCTTCTTCAAAAATGGATGCACCGAGCTTCGTTTGGTCCACAACACTGGTTACAGATGGTATGATGTTTAAATATCAATAAGAAGGCAAGATCTTGTTTGTATTTTTTCTTCTATAACGACCAGTAGTTCGTTTGATAGGGAAGATATCCGGTATCCGGGAAGATTTTGAAGGTACCATGTAGGTTCGTTTTCATAGGAGCATAGCTGGAATACTCAATATCGAATAATGCTACAGGGATTCCGGATTTATACCCCTCTTTTTTACACCACTATGTGACAGTTAAATCCACCATTGATTCCATCTCACCCAACCCCACCAGGAAAAACATGGGGTCCGTTTAAAGGATTGAGCCAATCAAAACTTGGCACATAGCGGTGTCAAAATTTTGGGGTATAAAAGCGGGGCTCTAAAGCATTTTCGCTCAATATCTATGGATTCAGTTGGCAACACTGTTGTCTCGCTTCAGTGGCCCTACACCACCAACAAACTACAACTACCAAGTACCAAGTACCAACTAAGCACCATAATTACCTTTGCTAATCTTGTCTTGTTAGTGTTAATTATTTGCCTTATTGGTAATGATGATTTAAACAAAATGTACTTAATTGCTAAGGAGTCTTGTCTTTGATTGAAACTCTTACTGGCTATAATCCATATACAGCTCATTCCACCATATTCCCGTATATAAACTCTATTCCCATTCTCATCATCAAACACCCACCACcacccctctctctctctctaaagtCTAATCTAAaatggcttcttcttcatcactcttCATTCTCTTCACCGTCACTGTACAATGTCTAATTCTAGCATTGGCACCCCAAACTCAAGCTCAACCTCCAACTGCACCAGCTGGTCCAATCAATCTGAcacaaatccttgaaaaaggcGGTCAGTTCACAACATTCATGCGTTTATTGAACTCGACACAGGTTTCAAGCCAAGTTAATAGCCAAATCAAAACTTCGAGTGAAGGTATGACTATTTTTGCACCCAGTGATAATGCTTTCAATAACTTGAAGCCAGGAACCCTGAATGGACTCTCTCTTCAAGAACAAATTGAACTCGTTCTTTACCATGTTTTACCAAAGTATTATAGTATGGTCAATTTTCAGACTGTTTCTAACCCTGTTAGAACTCAAGCTTCTGATCAAGGTGGTAAACCCTTTGGTCTTAACTTCACTACTACTTCAAATCAAGTTAATATCTCTACCGGTATCGTTGCAACTCAACTCAACAATGCTCTTAGACAAGAATTTCCATTAGGTGTTTATCAAGTTGATCAAGTTttattgccaaatgaattgtttGGTCCTAAAACTCCTTCAGCTACATCACCATCGTCAGAGGACCCTGCTGATGCAAAAGCTCCTGGTACTAAGTCTGGTGGAAAAGGTGATAATTCGGGGTCGAATAATATTGGGTTCAGCATGATTTTTGGATTTGGTTTGGTTCTTATGGGTATTATTTTCTAATGATGTAATTATGGAATTGGTCTTGCTTGTGTATTTATTGTTATATATTGATTCTTTGTATTTTTACTTTGAGATCAATCCTGTTATATGGTTCAGTCATCTGTAACTATATATGTCATTTGTGAATGAATATTCTTTTAGTTGATGATTAATCAATCtgtcttttttatttttcctggACATCTATAGAGAGAGTCTTGACCTGTGTCTGTGTGAAACTAAGAACCCCTCAATATACCTGGACTTCAACACTTCAGTATGATTGCAGCGGCATTCTTTGTTTAGAGTCCGAATTTGTGGTCGATTTTTGGAATATGCCAGACATCACAGTTGTCCAAAAGCATAAATGAAGTTCAATTGCGTGAGAAGGCCGAGTCAGTCCATGGTCAACTTCTGTGAATTCCACATTTCTACTAGACACTCCGTCGGACTAATAATCATTGGTCAGCATATTCTCTTATTTTAGTACTTATTATTTGTAATTTTTCACAGAAAATTGGCAACCAAATGGTTCTATGGTCTAGTGGTCAGGACATTGGACTCTGAATCCAGTAACCCGAGTTCAAGTCTCGGTAGAACCTCTATTTCTTTTCCTACTTGGGACACAAATCACTTATGTTACGTATCTCTAGGTTACAGTTTTTTTAGGACCCGATTGGTATTACTCAATTTCAGTCTTGAGGAGTCGGCAACTAGACATTGAAAAACCTTGGATCAAAAGAAAACAACCCTAAAACCCCTGTAACATT
This is a stretch of genomic DNA from Papaver somniferum cultivar HN1 chromosome 1, ASM357369v1, whole genome shotgun sequence. It encodes these proteins:
- the LOC113354017 gene encoding uncharacterized protein LOC113354017 — translated: MAPRGPNFTTEEDTMICRIHLAISQDSATGTDQPERVLWSRIKDKLEEALPCKPKRTWSSIQSRFQGISRQVSLYSAKVLEVDGEYHSGWNEVSRVEEIRKRFKESNGNKKFKHEECYEILKDSIKYSGRSTFVFDSGQEMEDSQSGEENADIEETIPGESSDDLDIGDIENTRKRQLGKKASKQLKKTGRAKSNAQEEMLEDIIKEQQSFNEHYKAQSLMKMGQRQAEFEAIQAKSAAIQAKSAAKFAAKQARQEKLDLKKEADDDLAIMLKDVSTLDTVTREYFELRKMEILQRKRNQS
- the LOC113307935 gene encoding fasciclin-like arabinogalactan protein 6; amino-acid sequence: MASSSSLFILFTVTVQCLILALAPQTQAQPPTAPAGPINLTQILEKGGQFTTFMRLLNSTQVSSQVNSQIKTSSEGMTIFAPSDNAFNNLKPGTLNGLSLQEQIELVLYHVLPKYYSMVNFQTVSNPVRTQASDQGGKPFGLNFTTTSNQVNISTGIVATQLNNALRQEFPLGVYQVDQVLLPNELFGPKTPSATSPSSEDPADAKAPGTKSGGKGDNSGSNNIGFSMIFGFGLVLMGIIF